A stretch of Vigna angularis cultivar LongXiaoDou No.4 chromosome 4, ASM1680809v1, whole genome shotgun sequence DNA encodes these proteins:
- the LOC108331650 gene encoding subtilisin-like protease SBT1.7 has product MVEREQADKMNMVIFKSLLISLLLVFCSRHTVAEKKTNHHSKSTYIIHMDKFNMPSSFNDHLLWYDSSLKSVSESAEMLYTYQHVAHGFSTRLTSQEAELLSKQPGILSVIPEVRYDLHTTRTPEFLGLGKAITFSLASGKQSDVVVGVLDTGVWPELKSFDDKGLGPVPSSWKGECERGKNFNPSNCNKKLIGARFFAKGYEAAFGPINESTESKSPRDDDGHGTHTSTTAAGSVVAGASLFGFANGTARGMATQARVATYKVCWLGGCFSSDIAAGIDKAIADGVNILSMSIGGGLTDYYRDTIAIGTFAATAHGILVSTSAGNGGPSQASLSNVAPWLTTVGAGTIDRDFPAYVTLGNGKAYTGVSLYNGKLPPKTPIPIVYAGNVSGDSEGSQCSKGSLIAAKVAGKIVICDRGGNPRVEKGLVVKSAGGIGMILANNEDYGEELIADSYLLPALALGQKSSNELKKYVFSSPNPTAKLSFGGTQLGVQPSPVVAAFSSRGPNLLTPKVLKPDLIAPGVNILAGWTGAVGPTGMTEDTRHVEFNIISGTSMSCPHVSGLAALLKGTHPEWSPAAIRSALMTTSYRTYKNGQTLKDVDNGLPATPFDFGAGHVDPVAAFDPGLVYDATVDDYLSFFCALKYSSYQIKLVARRDFTCSKRKKYRVEDLNYPSFAVPFNTAFGVKGGSQKPTTVQYTRTLTNVGAPATYTVSVTQSPSVKIVVQPQTLSFRELNEKKSYTVTFTSSSKPSGTTSFAYLEWSDGKHKVSSPIAFSWT; this is encoded by the coding sequence ATGGTGGAGCGAGAGCAAGCTGACAAGATGAATATGGTGATATTCAAGTCCCTTCTGATTTCTTTGCTGCTGGTTTTCTGTAGCAGACACACCGTAGCAGAAAAGAAAACCAATCACCACTCTAAAAGCACATACATAATTCACATGGACAAATTCAACATGCCATCAAGCTTCAATGACCATCTCCTCTGGTATGATTCGTCACTGAAATCAGTGTCAGAGTCAGCAGAGATGCTCTACACATACCAACATGTAGCTCATGGCTTCTCCACAAGGCTAACTAGCCAAGAAGCAGAGTTACTCTCAAAGCAACCCGGAATTCTCTCTGTCATCCCTGAAGTTAGATACGATCTTCACACAACTCGAACACCAGAGTTTCTGGGGTTGGGGAAAGCCATCACTTTTTCACTGGCCTCTGGAAAACAAAGCGATGTGGTTGTTGGAGTGCTAGACACTGGTGTGTGGCCCGAGCTAAAAAGCTTCGATGACAAGGGTCTTGGGCCAGTTCCAAGTAGCTGGAAAGGTGAGTGTGAGAGAGGTAAGAACTTCAACCCATCAAACTGTAACAAGAAGCTGATTGGTGCAAGGTTTTTCGCCAAGGGCTATGAGGCAGCGTTTGGACCCATCAATGAAAGTACAGAATCAAAGTCACCAAGGGATGATGATGGCCATGGAACTCACACCTCAACAACAGCAGCAGGCTCTGTAGTTGCAGGAGCTAGCCTCTTCGGCTTTGCTAATGGGACAGCAAGAGGAATGGCCACACAGGCCAGAGTTGCTACATACAAAGTGTGTTGGCTTGGAGGATGCTTTTCATCAGACATAGCTGCTGGTATTGACAAGGCCATTGCAGATGGTGTCAACATCCTTTCCATGTCAATTGGGGGAGGTTTGACGGATTACTACAGAGACACTATTGCGATTGGAACCTTTGCTGCCACTGCCCACGGAATACTGGTTTCCACTTCAGCAGGAAATGGTGGGCCTAGTCAAGCATCTTTGTCTAATGTGGCACCATGGTTAACCACAGTTGGTGCTGGAACTATAGACCGTGACTTCCCTGCCTATGTCACCCTTGGAAATGGGAAGGCATACACTGGGGTGTCCCTTTACAATGGCAAACTCCCACCCAAGACTCCAATTCCAATTGTGTATGCCGGTAATGTAAGTGGTGATTCAGAAGGAAGTCAGTGCAGCAAAGGTAGTTTGATTGCTGCAAAAGTAGCAGGAAAAATCGTGATTTGTGACAGAGGAGGGAATCCAAGGGTGGAAAAGGGTCTGGTGGTGAAGAGTGCTGGAGGCATTGGGATGATACTAGCAAACAATGAAGATTACGGGGAAGAGTTAATAGCTGACTCTTATCTCCTTCCCGCACTAGCTTTGGGCCAGAAATCCAGCAATGAGCTAAAGAAGTATGTTTTCTCATCTCCCAATCCCACAGCTAAACTTTCGTTTGGTGGCACCCAGTTAGGGGTTCAACCATCCCCAGTGGTGGCAGCTTTCAGCTCAAGAGGGCCCAATTTGCTAACACCAAAGGTGCTCAAACCAGACCTGATAGCTCCAGGAGTTAACATCCTAGCTGGATGGACTGGTGCAGTTGGACCAACTGGTATGACTGAAGACACAAGGCATGTGGAATTCAACATCATCTCAGGCACATCCATGTCCTGCCCCCATGTCAGTGGGTTAGCTGCCCTTCTTAAGGGCACTCACCCAGAATGGAGCCCTGCAGCTATAAGGTCTGCCCTCATGACCACATCTTACAGAACCTACAAAAACGGGCAAACCTTAAAAGATGTTGACAATGGCCTACCAGCTACGCCGTTTGATTTTGGGGCTGGACATGTAGATCCAGTGGCTGCTTTTGATCCTGGCCTTGTCTATGATGCCACCGTGGATGACTACTTGAGCTTCTTCTGTGCCCTGAAATACAGTTCCTATCAGATAAAGCTTGTTGCAAGGAGAGATTTTACTTGCAGCAAAAGGAAGAAGTACAGAGTGGAAGATCTCAACTACCCATCTTTTGCTGTTCCTTTTAACACGGCTTTTGGAGTAAAGGGTGGTTCTCAAAAACCAACCACTGTTCAGTACACAAGGACTTTAACAAACGTGGGTGCCCCAGCAACGTATACAGTTTCAGTGACGCAGTCTCCCTCGGTGAAGATTGTGGTTCAACCACAAACACTTAGTTTCCGTGAACTAAATGAGAAGAAGAGCTACACAGTTACGTTCACGTCTTCTTCAAAGCCTTCTGGGACAACCAGTTTTGCTTATCTAGAATGGTCTGATGGGAAACACAAGGTTTCTAGTCCCATTGCTTTCAGCTGGACTTGA
- the LOC108330564 gene encoding 3-oxo-Delta(4,5)-steroid 5-beta-reductase, giving the protein MSWWWAGAIGAAKKKFEEDDTPRSFESVGLVIGVTGIVGNSLAEILPLADTPGGPWKVYGVARRPRPPWNADHPIEYVQCDVSDPADAESKLSVLTDVTNIFFVSWTNRPTEAENCEVNGAMLRNVLRAVIPNAPNLRHVSLQTGTKHYLGSFESIGKIQSHEPPFTEDLPRLDTPNFYYTQEDILFEETAKKEGLTWSVHRPGTIFGFSPYSLMNLVGSLCVYAAICKHEGIPLRFPGTRGAWEGYSFSSDADLIAEQHIWAAVDPYARNEAFNCSNGDIFKWKHLWKVLAEQFGIEEYGFEEGSGLRLSEAMKDKGPVWDEIVSQNQLLPTKLDEVGDWWFVDVIFSGEGVLDSMNKAKEHGFLGFRNSKNSFISWIDKSKGYKIVP; this is encoded by the exons ATGAGTTGGTGGTGGGCTGGAGCAATCGGCGCTGCCAAG AAGAAATTCGAGGAAGACGACACTCCGCGAAGCTTCGAGAGTGTGGGACTGGTGATCGGCGTAACGGGCATCGTCGGAAACAGCCTCGCCGAGATCCTGCCTCTCGCTGACACCCCAGGCGGTCCATGGAAAGTCTATGGCGTGGCACGGCGGCCGCGGCCGCCGTGGAACGCCGATCACCCCATCGAGTACGTTCAGTGCGACGTTTCCGATCCCGCCGACGCCGAAAGCAAACTCTCCGTCTTGACCGACGTCACGAACATTTTCTTCGTGTCGTGGACTAACCGTCCCACCGAGGCCGAGAACTGCGAAGTTAACGGCGCGATGTTACGGAACGTGCTGCGCGCCGTTATCCCCAATGCTCCCAATCTTCGTCACGTGTCCCTTCAGACAGGCACCAAACACTACCTCGGATCGTTCGAATCCATAGGCAAGATCCAATCCCACGAGCCCCCCTTCACGGAGGATCTCCCGCGATTGGACACGCCTAATTTTTACTACACTCAAGAGGACATTCTCTTTGAAGAAACCGCTAAGAAAGAGGGTTTGACTTGGTCCGTACACAGGCCCGGAACAATATTTGGCTTTTCTCCCTACAGTTTGATGAACCTGGTTGGGAGTCTTTGCGTTTACGCCGCAATTTGCAAGCACGAAGGGATTCCGTTGAGATTTCCCGGCACGAGAGGCGCCTGGGAGGGTTATTCCTTTTCTTCCGATGCGGATTTGATTGCGGAGCAGCATATTTGGGCCGCTGTTGACCCCTATGCGCGGAATGAAGCATTTAACTGTTCCAATGGTGATATATTCAAGTGGAAGCATCTTTGGAAGGTGTTAGCTGAACAGTTTGGGATTGAGGAGTATGGTTTTGAAGAAGGTTCGGGTTTGAGGCTGTCGGAAGCGATGAAGGATAAGGGTCCTGTTTGGGATGAGATTGTGAGCCAGAATCAGCTTCTGCCTACCAAGCTTGACGAGGTTGGTGATTGGTGGTTTGTGGATGTTATATTCTCCGGAGAGGGAGTATTAGATAGCATGAACAAGGCCAAAGAACATGGGTTTTTGGGATTCAGGAACTCCAAGAATTCGTTCATAAGTTGGATAGACAAGAGCAAGGGTTATAAGATTGTACCTTGA
- the LOC108330739 gene encoding uncharacterized protein LOC108330739 isoform X1 has translation MASSFDRWEKDPFFSAAEEVQESSDRMESIYRTWIHAMKDASSLWNCDEARRDLQTAIGTAKWQLEEFERATRSSYSKVSTEDARNRHRDFVDAIRDKISNVEHLLLEPVHSGSKASLPWPRLDEGERDELASFLSGTSAAVCKIPVKCASRDGENVQLSDKDSIPNCSSNLHVSSGWVSSDAAQEKSLGHRRAASADPDIGSWQITVSDGVQESNSSNGSSSLNPVHKVASLSGFFGSVETISKLKWPKNGYRKLKPVNHCEETDNALLPSAGLNGGNNAYYEKSKTCLDNYDESYDKQLHGWYGALQRQLQRSQYQMQYNRHVQITIWAVILLCLIVFIAFCTM, from the exons ATGGCGTCCAGTTTTGATCGATGGGAAAAAGATCCTTTCTTTAGTGCTGCCGAAGAAGTTCAGGAATCTTCTGACCG GATGGAATCTATCTATAGAACATGGATTCACGCAATGAAGGATGCATCCAGCCTGTGGAACTGCGATGAAGCCCGCCGAGATCTACAAACTGCCATTGGCACTGCTAAATGGCAG TTAGAGGAATTTGAACGGGCTACTCGGTCAAGTTATAGCAAAGTTTCAACTGAGGATGCGAGAAATAGACACCGAGATTTTGTTGATGCCATCCGTGACAAGATCAGCAATGTTGAACATTTGTTACTAGAACCTGTTCATTCAGGTAGCAAGGCTTCTCTGCCTTGGCCACGTCTGGATGAAGGAGAGCGTGATGAACTCGCATCATTTCTTTCGGGAACATCGGCTGCTGTTTGCAAAATTCCTGTGAAATGTGCCAGCAGAGATGGTGAAAATGTGCAGTTAAGTGACAAAGATTCTATCCCTAATTGTTCAAGCAATTTACATGTTTCATCTGGGTGGGTTTCGTCTGATGCAGCACAAGAAAAGTCACTTGGGCATCGCAGGGCAGCTAGTGCTGATCCTGACATTGGTTCTTGGCAAATCACTGTTTCTGATGGTGTGCAAGAATCAAATTCCTCCAATGGTTCTTCCAGTCTAAATCCTGTACACAAGGTAGCAAGTCTCTCTGGATTTTTTGGTTCCGTGGAAACTATCTCTAAGTTGAAGTGGCCGAAGAATGGTTATAGAAAGCTGAAACCAGTGAATCATTGTGAAGAAACGGATAATGCACTATTACCATCAGCTGGATTGAATGGG GGCAACAATGCATACTATGAAAAAAGTAAGACTTGCCTTGATAATTATGACGAATCTTATGATAAGCAACTCCACGGGTGGTACGGGGCTTTGCAAAGGCAGCTTCAAAGATCTCAATACCAAATGCAATACAATCGGCATGTTCAAATAACTATCTGGGCTGTTATTCTCCTTTGCTTGATTG TTTTTATTGCTTTTTGCACGATGTAG
- the LOC108331651 gene encoding protein arginine N-methyltransferase 2 → MKEAEEQLCEAARKGDTERVKALIDSGTDVTHFDGEGLNPLMHAAKQGHAPVLTLLLSAGAPWNGLSPSGLSAGDYAMKEGHSEAFDLLLNAGIQAELILGTIARKENKSEDSGVDYLEDRVSFSEDKLMDSESKAVMMAWEKPLMEAHAKAVCSGGGHVLNVGFGMGLVDSAIQQYAPASHTIVEAHPEVYQRMLRSGWGQKENVKIVFGRWQDVLSQLETYDGIFFDTYGEYYDDLREFHQHLPTLLKPGGIYSFFNGLCGSNAFFHVVYCHLVSLELENLGYSTQLIPLPVKDCLGEQVWEGVKQRYWQLDTYYLPVCQSVEDPE, encoded by the exons ATGAAGGAAGCAGAGGAGCAACTGTGCGAGGCGGCCAGAAAGGGTGACACGGAGAGAGTGAAGGCTCTCATAGACTCCGGCACCGATGTCACCCACTTTGACGGCGAGGGCCTCAACCCTCTTATGCACGCCGCAAAGCAAGGCCATGCACCCGTCCTCACTCTCCTCCTTTCTGCCGGCGCTCCCTGGAACGGCCTCTCTCCCTCCGGCCTCTCTGCCGGCGACTACGCCATGAAGGAAGGTCACAGCGAAGCCTTCGACCTTCTTCTAAACGCCG GGATTCAGGCCGAACTGATCCTGGGAACAATTGCGAGGAAGGAAAACAAGAGCGAAGATTCTGGTGTCGATTATTTGGAAGATAGGGTGAGTTTTAGCGAAGACAAGCTCATGGACTCTGAAAGCAAAGCTGTGATGATGGCGTGGGAGAAGCCATTGATGGAGGCTCATGCCAAAGCTGTTTGTTCGGGAGGGGGCCACGTGCTCAATGTTGGTTTCGGAATGGGGCTCGTGGATTCGGCTATTCAGCAGTATGCACCTGCATCACACACCATCGTTGAGGCTCATCCGGAGGTGTATCAACGCATGCTTCGCTCCGGTTGGGGTCAGAAGGAAAATGTTAAGATAGTTTTTGGCCGATGGCAGGATGTTCTGTCTCAGCTTGAAACATATGATG GAATATTTTTTGACACCTATGGGGAGTACTACGATGATTTGAGGGAATTCCACCAACATCTCCCAACACTATTGAAGCCTGGTGGTATCTACTCATTCTTCAATGGCCTCTGTGGCAGTAATGCGTTTTTCCATGTTGTTTACTGCCATTTGGTATCACTTGAGCTTGAGAATTTGGGGTATTCCACGCAATTAATCCCATTACCTGTTAAGGATTGTTTAGGAGAACAAGTTTGGGAAGGTGTGAAACAAAGATATTGGCAGCTAGATACGTACTACCTTCCTGTCTGCCAGTCTGTAGAAGACCCTGAATGA
- the LOC108332067 gene encoding cytochrome b5 has product MVITTFNGAGVGFGFGVGCGFGVGWGFGGMPLNLLGLGAGGGCGVGVGLGWGFGTAFGSKYRSSRVTFQGVEFDSKETVNSKEFSKPSTEVAQHRSNKDCWVVINGRVLDVTKFLEEHPGGEEVILEVAGKEATKQFDAIGHSKAAQNMVLKYQVGVLEGAKVEEVDMNDDVVDMESNSKEMSAFVIKDGANYKSTSFYEFFVPLLVAALYFGYRCLTVPQY; this is encoded by the exons ATGGTTATCACAACCTTCAACGGAGCTGGCGTTGGATTTG GTTTCGGCGTAGGTTGCGGTTTCGGTGTAGGATGGGGTTTCGGAG GTATGCCATTGAACTTATTGGGTCTTGGTGCAG GTGGAGGCTGTGGCGTTGGAGTAGGACTTGGTTGGGGGTTTGGTACTGCCTTTGGTAGCAAGTATCGGTCCTCACGGGTCACATTTCAAGGAGTGGAATTTGATAGCAAGGAGACAGTTAACAGCAAGGAGTTCTCAAAGCCCAGTACAGAA GTTGCTCAGCACAGATCCAACAAAGACTGTTGGGTGGTGATCAATGGAAGA GTTTTGGATGTGACAAAGTTTTTGGAGGAACACCCGGGAGGGGAAGAGGTGATTCTAGAAGTGGCTGGGAAGGAGGCGACGAAGCAATTTGATGCCATTGGACACAGCAAAGCAGCACAAAACATGGTACTAAAGTACCAGGTTGGTGTTCTCGAAGGTGCCAAGGTTGAAGAGGTAGACATGAACGATGATGTTGTTGACATGGAATCCAACAGCAAAGAGATGAGTGCCTTCGTCATCAAAGATGGTGCAAACTATAAGTCAACCTCATTTTACGAGTTCTTTGTTCCTCTTCTTGTTGCTGCTCTCTACTTTGGCTATCGATGCCTCACCGTCCCTCAATATTAG
- the LOC108330739 gene encoding uncharacterized protein LOC108330739 isoform X3 has protein sequence MAEEFERATRSSYSKVSTEDARNRHRDFVDAIRDKISNVEHLLLEPVHSGSKASLPWPRLDEGERDELASFLSGTSAAVCKIPVKCASRDGENVQLSDKDSIPNCSSNLHVSSGWVSSDAAQEKSLGHRRAASADPDIGSWQITVSDGVQESNSSNGSSSLNPVHKVASLSGFFGSVETISKLKWPKNGYRKLKPVNHCEETDNALLPSAGLNGGNNAYYEKSKTCLDNYDESYDKQLHGWYGALQRQLQRSQYQMQYNRHVQITIWAVILLCLIVFIAFCTM, from the exons ATGGCAG AGGAATTTGAACGGGCTACTCGGTCAAGTTATAGCAAAGTTTCAACTGAGGATGCGAGAAATAGACACCGAGATTTTGTTGATGCCATCCGTGACAAGATCAGCAATGTTGAACATTTGTTACTAGAACCTGTTCATTCAGGTAGCAAGGCTTCTCTGCCTTGGCCACGTCTGGATGAAGGAGAGCGTGATGAACTCGCATCATTTCTTTCGGGAACATCGGCTGCTGTTTGCAAAATTCCTGTGAAATGTGCCAGCAGAGATGGTGAAAATGTGCAGTTAAGTGACAAAGATTCTATCCCTAATTGTTCAAGCAATTTACATGTTTCATCTGGGTGGGTTTCGTCTGATGCAGCACAAGAAAAGTCACTTGGGCATCGCAGGGCAGCTAGTGCTGATCCTGACATTGGTTCTTGGCAAATCACTGTTTCTGATGGTGTGCAAGAATCAAATTCCTCCAATGGTTCTTCCAGTCTAAATCCTGTACACAAGGTAGCAAGTCTCTCTGGATTTTTTGGTTCCGTGGAAACTATCTCTAAGTTGAAGTGGCCGAAGAATGGTTATAGAAAGCTGAAACCAGTGAATCATTGTGAAGAAACGGATAATGCACTATTACCATCAGCTGGATTGAATGGG GGCAACAATGCATACTATGAAAAAAGTAAGACTTGCCTTGATAATTATGACGAATCTTATGATAAGCAACTCCACGGGTGGTACGGGGCTTTGCAAAGGCAGCTTCAAAGATCTCAATACCAAATGCAATACAATCGGCATGTTCAAATAACTATCTGGGCTGTTATTCTCCTTTGCTTGATTG TTTTTATTGCTTTTTGCACGATGTAG
- the LOC108330739 gene encoding uncharacterized protein LOC108330739 isoform X2 produces the protein MESIYRTWIHAMKDASSLWNCDEARRDLQTAIGTAKWQLEEFERATRSSYSKVSTEDARNRHRDFVDAIRDKISNVEHLLLEPVHSGSKASLPWPRLDEGERDELASFLSGTSAAVCKIPVKCASRDGENVQLSDKDSIPNCSSNLHVSSGWVSSDAAQEKSLGHRRAASADPDIGSWQITVSDGVQESNSSNGSSSLNPVHKVASLSGFFGSVETISKLKWPKNGYRKLKPVNHCEETDNALLPSAGLNGGNNAYYEKSKTCLDNYDESYDKQLHGWYGALQRQLQRSQYQMQYNRHVQITIWAVILLCLIVFIAFCTM, from the exons ATGGAATCTATCTATAGAACATGGATTCACGCAATGAAGGATGCATCCAGCCTGTGGAACTGCGATGAAGCCCGCCGAGATCTACAAACTGCCATTGGCACTGCTAAATGGCAG TTAGAGGAATTTGAACGGGCTACTCGGTCAAGTTATAGCAAAGTTTCAACTGAGGATGCGAGAAATAGACACCGAGATTTTGTTGATGCCATCCGTGACAAGATCAGCAATGTTGAACATTTGTTACTAGAACCTGTTCATTCAGGTAGCAAGGCTTCTCTGCCTTGGCCACGTCTGGATGAAGGAGAGCGTGATGAACTCGCATCATTTCTTTCGGGAACATCGGCTGCTGTTTGCAAAATTCCTGTGAAATGTGCCAGCAGAGATGGTGAAAATGTGCAGTTAAGTGACAAAGATTCTATCCCTAATTGTTCAAGCAATTTACATGTTTCATCTGGGTGGGTTTCGTCTGATGCAGCACAAGAAAAGTCACTTGGGCATCGCAGGGCAGCTAGTGCTGATCCTGACATTGGTTCTTGGCAAATCACTGTTTCTGATGGTGTGCAAGAATCAAATTCCTCCAATGGTTCTTCCAGTCTAAATCCTGTACACAAGGTAGCAAGTCTCTCTGGATTTTTTGGTTCCGTGGAAACTATCTCTAAGTTGAAGTGGCCGAAGAATGGTTATAGAAAGCTGAAACCAGTGAATCATTGTGAAGAAACGGATAATGCACTATTACCATCAGCTGGATTGAATGGG GGCAACAATGCATACTATGAAAAAAGTAAGACTTGCCTTGATAATTATGACGAATCTTATGATAAGCAACTCCACGGGTGGTACGGGGCTTTGCAAAGGCAGCTTCAAAGATCTCAATACCAAATGCAATACAATCGGCATGTTCAAATAACTATCTGGGCTGTTATTCTCCTTTGCTTGATTG TTTTTATTGCTTTTTGCACGATGTAG
- the LOC108330998 gene encoding uncharacterized protein LOC108330998, with product MKSQMNKERVTPIPNTPCNASDHICIDPGCFFCSMGEADASLRRAGITTCFKELFQGENHEQHVLVLSGLWHIAMTQPSDPEFPSFGIFKCMASLIHKGINDSHWLLTNQNIYIPYYAAHIIGSYTMNKEEFAQLAVQSGVIPPLLDLLRGKISWVEQRVAVRALGHLASYKSTFESVVLHEQEVVKLALNLASTCLEVVYVDFVAVKENKRLEYHRNLLTRGVGDLEMENRKAEEWASQLQCWSLYLLNCFACKDRALDLICKKGFLKDLCDMWGGMINHTSPAGVGLIRILCYSKEGRKNIAQLPKVVNALGNLSRSSDDWQYIGIDCLLLLLKDPDTRYKVLDVAVPYLTDLIELKNLGDKSNVGETITKVLLNLKPNRQKVGAVLQEVMDLKVDRRDQEKVLSEENLEETKALVSLIKQQANHKFRLGKIEEALVKYSEALGVCPLRFRKERMVIYSNKAQCHILLKDADSAISDSTRALCLSSPANSHMKSLWRRSQAYDMKGMAKECLMDCIMFMNSSIKSGGETMGVKIPYHPARLICKHMDATWLFATARSRLEKTMQELNQVGGHDQNQKQPCDHNKTMMTMIENTNSHMHGLSTIIEEPFHAKEGGGRRKMERARRRFKKGAAAGAT from the exons ATGAAGTCCCAAATGAACAAAGAGAGAGTAACCCCTATTCCCAATACTCCTTGCAACGCCAGCGATCATATTTGCATCGACCCGGGTTGCTTCTTCTGCAGCATGGGAGAAGCAGATGCATCTCTCAGAAGGGCTGGAATAACGACCTGCTTCAAAGAATTATTTCAGGGAGAGAATCATGAACAGCACGTGCTGGTGCTGAGTGGACTGTGGCACATTGCAATGACCCAACCCAGCGACCCAGAGTTCCCATCCTTCGGAATATTCAAATGCATGGCAAGTCTAATTCACAAAGGGATAAACGACAGCCACTGGCTTCTCACAAATCAAAACATATACATACCCTATTACGCTGCTCACATCATTGGCTCTTACACGATGAACAAGGAGGAGTTTGCACAACTGGCCGTGCAATCAGGTGTGATACCGCCATTGCTAGACCTGCTCAGGGGGAAGATCAGTTGGGTTGAGCAAAGAGTTGCTGTTAGAGCACTTGGTCACTTGGCCAGTTACAAAAGCACGTTTGAATCAGTAGTACTGCACGAGCAAGAGGTAGTGAAGTTGGCCTTGAACTTGGCTTCCACTTGTTTAGAAGTGGTCTATGTTGACTTCGTAGCTGTGAAGGAAAACAAAAGGCTGGAGTATCACAGAAACTTGCTCACTAGAGGGGTTGGGGATTTGGAGATGGAGAATCGCAAGGCAGAGGAATGGGCTAGCCAGCTTCAGTGTTGGTCTCTTTATCTTCTGAATTGCTTTGCTTGCAAAGATAGGGCTCTGGATCTCATATGCAAGAAGGGGTTTCTCAAGGACTTGTGTGATATGTGGGGAGGGATGATAAATCACACGTCACCAGCAGGGGTTGGACTGATACGAATCTTGTGTTATAGTAAAGAAGGAAGGAAAAACATTGCTCAGTTACCCAAAGTTGTGAATGCTCTAGGTAACCTTTCAAGATCTTCAGATGATTGGCAGTATATAGGTATCGATtgtctccttctccttctcaaGGATCCAGATACGAGGTACAAAGTTCTTGATGTTGCCGTCCCTTACCTGACTGATTTGATTGAACTTAAAAACCTTGGAGATAAATCAAACGTGGGCGAGACCATCACAAAGGTTCTTCTGAATTTGAAACCTAACAGACAAAAGGTTGGAGCAGTATTGCAAGAAGTGATGGATTTGAAAGTGGATAGGAGGGACCAGGAGAAGGTACTCTCGGAGGAAAACTTGGAGGAAACAAAGGCTTTGGTGAGTTTGATAAAACAACAAGCGAATCACAAGTTCAGGTTGGGAAAGATTGAAGAAGCTTTGGTGAAATACTCCGAAGCGCTCGGTGTTTGTCCCTTGAGGTTTAGGAAAGAGAGAATGGTGATTTATAGTAACAAAGCTCAGTGTCATATTTTACTGAAGGACGCAGATTCAGCTATCAGTGACTCAACGCGCGCTCTTTGCCTATCCAGCCCTGCAAACAGCCATATGAAAAGCCTTTGGAGAAGATCACAGGCATATGACATGAAAGGAATGGCGAAAGAGTGTCTCATGGACTGCATAATGTTCATGAACAGTAGCATCAAGTCGGGTGGTGAGACCATGGGTGTCAAGATCCCATACCACCCTGCGCGCCTGATCTGCAAGCACATGGATGCCACGTGGCTCTTTGCCACTGCTCGCTCCAGGCTAGAAAAAACAATGCAAGAATTGAACCAAGTTGGCGGGCATGATCAGAACCAAAAGCAACCATGTGATCATAATAAGACCATGATGACGATGATAGAAAATACAAACAGTCACATGCACG GTCTGTCAACCATTATTGAAGAACCTTTTCACGCGAAAGAAGGTGGTGGTAGGAGAAAGATGGAAAGGGCGAGAAGAAGATTCAAGAAAGGTGCTGCGGCCGGAGCAACGTAG